A portion of the Roseibium salinum genome contains these proteins:
- a CDS encoding lysylphosphatidylglycerol synthase transmembrane domain-containing protein has product MDADSSPVRYFRLGSKILPLGIVAAVLCLPLLFPTEIRETLRAIAMVDTGTVVVVLLLSLVNYALRCWRWLLLLGERSAAVPPLRHCAIYMAGFALTATPGKAGEAMRSLYLQPFGVSPRQSLAALYAERLLDLVVISMLAALVLTNAGAGAYMIAFAGLLVVMALTALQHPVVIGRLDRMALSLRQPRAAALLGTARDFLGAVRSMLNTRLAVIGTVLGLVAWGGEGVGTYLIAQSLGLEIGLALAIGIYAVAMLAGAFSFLPGGLGGAEVAMTTLLVYAGASVPVAIAVTMIVRLATLWFAVAIGLGAWFGLEVFRGPKQPGSVGVAQGESSHAST; this is encoded by the coding sequence ATGGACGCCGACAGCTCTCCTGTGAGGTACTTTCGCCTTGGCAGCAAAATCCTGCCACTGGGAATTGTTGCGGCGGTTCTGTGCCTCCCGCTTCTGTTTCCGACCGAAATTCGGGAAACCCTCCGCGCGATTGCCATGGTGGACACCGGCACAGTCGTTGTTGTGCTGTTGCTGTCTCTGGTGAACTACGCGTTGCGTTGCTGGCGCTGGCTGCTTCTCCTTGGTGAGAGGTCGGCCGCCGTGCCGCCGCTGCGGCATTGCGCCATCTACATGGCGGGGTTTGCCCTCACGGCAACGCCGGGCAAGGCAGGGGAGGCGATGCGCAGCCTGTATCTGCAGCCATTCGGCGTCAGTCCCCGTCAGAGCCTGGCCGCGCTTTACGCTGAGCGTCTTCTGGATCTCGTCGTGATCAGCATGCTGGCCGCACTCGTCCTCACGAATGCCGGCGCCGGTGCATACATGATCGCCTTTGCCGGCCTCCTCGTGGTCATGGCGCTGACAGCGCTCCAGCATCCGGTGGTGATCGGGCGTCTGGATCGCATGGCGCTGAGCCTCCGCCAGCCGCGCGCCGCCGCCCTGCTTGGCACTGCAAGAGACTTTCTGGGTGCGGTACGCTCCATGCTGAACACCCGCCTCGCCGTCATCGGAACGGTTCTCGGGCTGGTCGCCTGGGGCGGCGAAGGTGTCGGAACATATCTCATCGCACAGTCCCTTGGTCTCGAGATCGGGCTGGCGCTCGCCATCGGCATTTATGCCGTGGCCATGCTCGCGGGAGCATTTTCGTTCCTGCCGGGCGGGTTGGGCGGCGCGGAGGTCGCGATGACGACTTTGCTGGTTTACGCCGGGGCAAGTGTCCCGGTCGCTATCGCCGTAACCATGATCGTGCGGCTCGCAACGCTCTGGTTTGCGGTGGCAATCGGTTTGGGCGCCTGGTTCGGGCTTGAGGTCTTTCGCGGGCCGAAGCAGCCGGGGTCGGTGGGCGTTGCACAGGGAGAGAGCAGTCATGCTTCAACTTGA
- a CDS encoding phosphatase PAP2 family protein, with translation MAYFGGIGGIGGIGGIGGIGGIGGIGNLNTTGLGSFLGAGAVGVLDPLTVQGLQTSAQAISHAAGNTSPHSAIELEFSSAQNLESWADWVRASLYLSDFLSELHWDIKDEPDGTVVLSHRARSGTAQPFFELTRPQMSIFEEQLKLVRSYMDQRPERTPEIITQLGFPTPYFAMILGLHPARNGSTFELISITQVLAAHVAMIAKHHLAVRRPDRIDAMVLPIIPTPGHGSFPSAHATEAFAVARVLEGLIDAAPSHYPDPDKRKKLVRKQAERVAVSRTVAGVHYPVDSWAGALLGQMIGEIILNKCGVSHILTGLKYEAKAESDFMLACFRDPDWKDHGVSELPNCEVGESSLFHWLWAKAVNEFGL, from the coding sequence ATGGCTTATTTCGGCGGCATAGGTGGTATTGGCGGCATAGGTGGTATTGGCGGTATCGGCGGCATTGGTGGAATTGGAAATCTAAATACGACGGGGCTCGGAAGCTTTCTTGGAGCTGGCGCAGTTGGAGTTCTCGATCCGCTCACTGTTCAGGGGCTGCAGACAAGTGCCCAGGCGATCAGTCACGCTGCCGGAAATACCAGCCCCCATTCCGCAATCGAACTTGAGTTTTCCTCTGCGCAGAACCTGGAAAGCTGGGCTGACTGGGTCAGAGCATCGCTATATCTCTCCGACTTCCTGAGCGAGCTGCATTGGGACATAAAGGACGAACCCGATGGGACCGTCGTCTTGTCCCATCGCGCCAGAAGCGGCACCGCACAGCCATTCTTCGAGCTGACGCGCCCGCAGATGTCCATTTTCGAGGAGCAACTGAAGCTCGTCCGGTCGTACATGGATCAGCGCCCTGAACGAACGCCGGAAATCATCACGCAACTTGGATTTCCGACACCCTATTTCGCAATGATTCTTGGCCTGCACCCGGCGCGCAATGGAAGCACATTCGAACTCATCTCGATTACGCAAGTGCTTGCGGCTCATGTCGCCATGATCGCAAAGCATCACTTGGCGGTGCGCCGTCCCGATCGGATCGATGCCATGGTTCTGCCGATAATTCCGACACCGGGCCATGGCAGCTTTCCGAGCGCTCATGCAACGGAAGCCTTTGCCGTTGCTCGCGTTTTGGAAGGTCTCATCGACGCGGCACCGTCGCATTACCCGGACCCGGACAAACGCAAGAAACTTGTCCGGAAGCAGGCGGAACGGGTCGCCGTCAGCCGAACAGTAGCCGGTGTCCATTATCCGGTCGACAGCTGGGCCGGCGCATTGCTCGGCCAAATGATCGGTGAAATCATCCTCAACAAATGTGGTGTCTCGCACATTCTGACCGGTCTGAAATATGAGGCAAAGGCTGAATCTGACTTCATGCTTGCGTGTTTCCGTGACCCGGACTGGAAGGATCATGGCGTAAGCGAACTCCCGAACTGCGAGGTCGGTGAAAGTTCCCTGTTCCATTGGCTTTGGGCCAAGGCCGTTAATGAGTTCGGCCTTTGA
- a CDS encoding S8 family serine peptidase, translating to MTDTGILGANDTLTPANYLGPYEAWNFGIGKPYAFPALRRDDISHLTALVEYPSPAWIDEEPDTLPSTERRTRLPTIWGKDAKIPLTFWPIVIENEAGQGVTLRQLDQCLCNAVQTTSVDEPRFRLAFPVASTAMHEEISRWPGDPDWSPDPKVIENCPAERTINVLAVIDDGIPFAHQNFRAADGERSRIEFCWLQSADKDPNAADPSVLFGREYTRETMENLIRDYGDDEDALYRAAGAASDLFELGSAINRHVTHGAHIMDVAAGYDARKPDVPPEETRLIAVQLPNTIAWDTSGFGKDMYMLSAVHYILERAERIGAGYGVTDIRVVINFSYGFSAGRHDGASELEAAINEIVIERRKLGRPTAIVLPSGNTFMDRLHGEITDQDFVENSFEFTWRIQPNDRTSSYLEIWFPENFDPADFTVHVEAPFGKATAALELKPASQYTFGDPRNFEIIRLNRTSAAGPIGQLSLDNHRRTHRRRVLVALAPSEPDDPDLPAAPAGDWRIRLSRNHDISLGHPPIFLWIQRDADPEAFRSGSRQSYLHDPAYRKYDDRGREAQSDEAGGPVRRFGTINGLATGATTLIVSGCRPSAETAWEITRPVPSGYSSAGKVGFGNAVGTVDCTARADRSNILPGRIAAGTRSGSYAMVQGTSVAAPLVARRIAEAFATSPDDKVRAAEKDNYLSLLDTILLQTDSEEDRARLGRCLVL from the coding sequence ATGACTGATACCGGCATCCTCGGCGCAAATGACACCCTCACGCCGGCAAACTACCTGGGGCCCTACGAAGCGTGGAACTTCGGTATAGGCAAACCCTATGCGTTCCCTGCTTTGCGCCGGGATGACATCTCCCATCTGACGGCCCTGGTGGAATACCCGTCGCCGGCCTGGATAGACGAGGAACCAGACACCTTGCCGTCGACGGAACGCCGGACGCGATTGCCGACGATCTGGGGGAAAGACGCCAAGATCCCGCTGACGTTCTGGCCGATTGTGATCGAGAACGAGGCAGGGCAGGGCGTTACCTTGAGGCAATTGGACCAATGTCTGTGTAACGCCGTACAAACAACTTCCGTCGACGAGCCCCGATTCCGTCTGGCATTTCCAGTCGCTTCCACCGCGATGCATGAGGAGATCAGCCGGTGGCCGGGCGATCCAGACTGGTCCCCGGACCCGAAGGTCATCGAAAACTGCCCGGCGGAAAGAACCATTAACGTGCTGGCGGTTATCGACGACGGCATTCCCTTTGCGCATCAGAATTTCCGGGCTGCTGACGGCGAACGGTCGCGGATAGAGTTCTGCTGGCTGCAATCTGCCGACAAGGATCCGAATGCCGCCGATCCGAGTGTCCTGTTCGGGCGTGAGTACACGCGTGAGACCATGGAAAACCTCATTCGTGACTATGGAGACGATGAGGACGCGCTGTACCGCGCCGCCGGCGCGGCGTCAGACCTGTTTGAACTTGGATCGGCGATCAACCGGCACGTGACCCACGGTGCGCATATCATGGACGTTGCCGCAGGTTACGATGCAAGAAAGCCAGACGTTCCACCGGAGGAAACCCGGCTCATCGCCGTTCAGCTTCCCAACACCATTGCCTGGGACACGTCGGGCTTCGGCAAGGACATGTATATGCTGTCGGCCGTACACTACATCCTGGAACGAGCCGAGCGGATCGGCGCCGGATATGGCGTGACCGATATCCGGGTCGTGATCAACTTCAGTTACGGGTTTTCCGCAGGCCGCCACGATGGCGCTTCCGAGTTGGAGGCAGCTATCAACGAGATCGTAATCGAACGGCGCAAACTCGGCAGGCCGACAGCAATCGTTCTGCCTTCCGGCAACACCTTCATGGATCGTCTGCATGGGGAAATCACCGACCAGGATTTTGTGGAGAATTCCTTTGAATTCACTTGGAGAATTCAGCCCAATGACCGGACATCAAGTTATCTGGAGATCTGGTTCCCCGAGAACTTCGATCCGGCAGATTTCACGGTCCATGTCGAAGCGCCTTTTGGAAAAGCCACGGCAGCGCTGGAGCTGAAACCGGCTTCGCAATATACGTTTGGCGACCCCAGAAACTTTGAAATCATACGACTTAACAGAACATCTGCTGCCGGTCCCATCGGCCAGCTAAGCCTGGACAATCATCGCAGGACGCATCGCCGGCGTGTTCTCGTCGCGCTTGCGCCGAGCGAACCGGACGATCCGGACTTGCCCGCCGCTCCCGCCGGAGACTGGCGCATCAGACTCTCCCGTAACCACGACATTTCACTCGGGCACCCGCCGATATTTCTCTGGATTCAGCGCGACGCTGATCCGGAAGCCTTTCGGTCCGGCAGCCGCCAGAGCTATCTCCACGATCCGGCCTATCGGAAATATGACGATCGTGGACGGGAAGCCCAGAGTGACGAAGCAGGCGGCCCTGTCCGGCGTTTCGGCACCATCAATGGCCTCGCGACCGGCGCAACCACGCTGATTGTCTCAGGATGCAGGCCATCGGCCGAAACAGCGTGGGAGATCACCAGACCGGTGCCGTCGGGCTATAGCTCCGCCGGAAAGGTCGGTTTCGGCAATGCGGTCGGCACGGTCGACTGCACCGCGCGGGCGGACCGGTCCAACATCCTGCCCGGTCGGATCGCAGCGGGAACCCGCAGCGGCTCCTATGCCATGGTACAGGGAACCAGCGTCGCAGCGCCGCTGGTGGCACGACGGATTGCCGAGGCCTTCGCCACATCTCCGGATGACAAGGTCAGGGCCGCCGAGAAGGACAATTACCTGTCTCTTCTGGACACCATTCTCTTGCAGACTGACAGCGAAGAGGACCGGGCGCGACTCGGTCGTTGTCTCGTCCTGTAG
- a CDS encoding ribbon-helix-helix domain-containing protein, with protein MSVKSSISLTDQQDAFARALVDSGKYSSLSSVLQQGLELLRQKTETETLETQALRELIKQRLEGPFVSAAEMESSIETMIERKRRGLRVGR; from the coding sequence ATGAGCGTCAAGTCTTCGATTTCCCTGACCGATCAGCAGGACGCCTTTGCGCGCGCGCTGGTCGACTCCGGCAAATATTCGAGCCTCAGCTCCGTGCTGCAGCAGGGCCTTGAACTGCTGCGTCAGAAAACCGAGACGGAAACCCTCGAGACACAGGCTCTGCGCGAACTGATCAAGCAGCGCCTGGAAGGGCCATTCGTATCGGCGGCCGAGATGGAAAGCAGCATCGAGACCATGATTGAGCGGAAGCGGCGTGGTCTGCGTGTGGGCCGTTGA
- a CDS encoding type II toxin-antitoxin system RelE/ParE family toxin: MWAVDYSAAAERDIELVFDHLFATYCDLGDDPADAIERAAERVRGIRSSIDRLGEAPFIGTLRDDIHPGLRFVRRDQAAVWFLPVENRKRILVAAIFFGPQDHIRHMLARLLSE; encoded by the coding sequence GTGTGGGCCGTTGACTATTCAGCCGCGGCCGAGCGCGATATCGAGCTGGTCTTCGATCACCTCTTCGCCACCTATTGCGACCTCGGCGACGATCCCGCGGACGCTATCGAGCGCGCTGCGGAGCGGGTGAGGGGGATTCGTTCATCCATTGACCGACTGGGGGAGGCGCCTTTTATCGGCACCCTTCGGGACGACATCCATCCCGGATTGCGTTTCGTGCGGCGGGACCAGGCGGCAGTGTGGTTTCTGCCGGTCGAGAACCGCAAGCGGATCCTCGTCGCGGCGATATTTTTCGGTCCTCAGGACCACATCCGCCACATGCTGGCACGGCTCTTGTCAGAGTAG
- a CDS encoding response regulator: MEKEAAEDTILVVDGDVITRTVIAEYLRHCGFRVLESGSGTEAIQALEHPEFRIDIVLSDVELPGEISGFDLSRWVRDNMPEVKVLLAGAVERIADTAGDLCEEGPHLAKPYDHRMIVDHIKRLRAR; this comes from the coding sequence ATGGAAAAAGAAGCTGCAGAAGACACGATCCTCGTCGTCGACGGCGATGTGATAACCCGGACCGTGATTGCCGAGTATCTCCGCCACTGCGGTTTTCGCGTCCTTGAATCGGGCTCCGGTACGGAAGCCATACAGGCGCTGGAGCATCCGGAGTTCCGTATCGATATAGTCCTGTCCGACGTCGAACTTCCCGGGGAAATCAGCGGTTTTGATCTTTCTCGCTGGGTCAGAGATAACATGCCCGAGGTGAAGGTCTTGCTGGCCGGTGCCGTCGAACGCATTGCCGATACCGCCGGGGACCTTTGCGAAGAAGGCCCGCATCTCGCAAAGCCTTATGATCACAGGATGATCGTCGACCACATCAAGCGGTTGCGCGCGCGTTGA
- a CDS encoding response regulator, with protein sequence MAAKIIPEKEADAERYVVLLAEDEFFIRFDIAEEFRRLGWRVIEAGNAEQAIDVLRSTARIDLVVTDVRMPGDRSGLDVARAVREERPGVKIVVMSGHLVPMEKHKHLIDLFVPKPTPSDQLAKQIKEFMHASG encoded by the coding sequence ATGGCAGCTAAAATCATCCCCGAGAAGGAAGCCGATGCCGAAAGATATGTGGTGCTTTTGGCGGAGGACGAGTTTTTTATCCGGTTCGACATCGCCGAAGAATTTCGGCGCCTGGGATGGCGGGTCATTGAGGCCGGCAACGCTGAACAGGCAATCGATGTCCTGAGATCGACAGCGCGCATAGACCTGGTGGTGACGGACGTGCGAATGCCCGGCGACCGTAGTGGCCTCGACGTGGCACGCGCCGTGAGAGAAGAGCGGCCGGGTGTGAAGATCGTAGTCATGTCGGGACACCTCGTGCCGATGGAAAAGCACAAACATCTCATCGATCTCTTTGTTCCGAAACCGACTCCGAGTGATCAGCTCGCCAAGCAGATCAAGGAGTTCATGCACGCGAGCGGTTAA
- a CDS encoding RHE_PE00001 family protein codes for MPWARLAGPLDGAGRALTRADERLRRSPELAEGFCARAHFFDTCAAMALDGELVHLEDLVLHDAGTDKRAPTHELTRAARLLGLRRRMDRLEFSGLLSRTGIFSLIGQHQEEADQARSEEHAGSAGGGGRLEPGGETPDRDQDETDLLAELDEVLQRSEHLALGMIPPRTNRAAHFAVQPEPGSDHTPKPETRLEDWLAVVTDVKAEKLPPVLAAALLLDAWHILRPIESWPELGRFLTGAFLKGEMTPNHTPMLCAGLRKSPFRWRRQDALGTRLSALLTGFEQAGAESSRDLDRLQLARDRLMRCCANSRRHSRLPEFISLFLTRPLVTIPMARQDLGVTAAAVDHMIRQLGPAMPRELTGRNRYRAWGVL; via the coding sequence ATGCCCTGGGCCCGGCTCGCCGGCCCCCTTGACGGCGCCGGCCGCGCGCTCACCCGCGCTGACGAACGCCTCCGGCGCAGCCCCGAGCTTGCCGAAGGGTTTTGCGCGCGTGCGCACTTCTTCGACACCTGCGCCGCCATGGCCCTCGACGGCGAGTTGGTCCACCTCGAAGATCTGGTGCTGCACGACGCCGGCACCGACAAGAGGGCCCCGACCCACGAGCTCACCCGCGCCGCCAGGCTTCTCGGCCTGCGCCGCCGCATGGACCGCCTGGAGTTCTCCGGACTTTTGAGCCGCACCGGGATTTTTTCCCTGATCGGACAGCACCAAGAAGAAGCCGACCAGGCACGATCAGAGGAACACGCAGGATCTGCGGGGGGAGGGGGCCGTTTGGAGCCCGGGGGAGAGACGCCGGACCGAGACCAGGATGAAACAGACCTGCTCGCCGAACTGGACGAGGTCCTTCAACGCTCCGAGCACCTGGCCCTGGGAATGATCCCGCCCAGAACAAACCGCGCGGCGCATTTTGCTGTACAACCCGAACCGGGATCGGACCACACGCCCAAACCGGAAACCCGGCTGGAAGACTGGCTGGCGGTCGTGACGGACGTGAAAGCCGAAAAACTCCCTCCGGTGCTTGCCGCCGCCCTTCTGCTCGACGCCTGGCACATTCTCCGGCCGATCGAAAGCTGGCCCGAACTCGGCCGGTTTCTCACGGGTGCCTTCCTGAAAGGCGAGATGACGCCGAACCACACGCCGATGCTGTGCGCAGGTTTACGGAAATCGCCGTTCCGCTGGCGCCGCCAGGATGCTTTGGGAACCCGCCTGTCGGCCTTGCTGACCGGCTTCGAGCAGGCCGGTGCCGAAAGCTCCAGGGATCTCGACCGGCTGCAGCTTGCCCGCGACCGGCTGATGCGCTGCTGCGCCAACAGCCGCCGTCACTCCCGGCTGCCGGAATTCATAAGCCTGTTTCTCACCCGCCCGCTGGTGACCATACCCATGGCCCGCCAGGATCTCGGCGTCACCGCCGCCGCCGTCGACCACATGATCCGTCAGCTCGGCCCCGCCATGCCCCGCGAACTCACCGGCCGCAACCGCTACAGGGCCTGGGGGGTGCTGTGA
- a CDS encoding LysR family transcriptional regulator translates to MDKSLVQFLAVAEEGTISGAAASLLVTQPTLTFNMRKLEETLGVRLFERSSRGVKLTPYGETLYENVIIMSRLYKNALNAIERQRVQSEEGLSIGTGYSWWALFLKRLVFEYGNRTLGAPVNVSLGNKLRCMDQLLAGDISLFIGHRIDALAPGVQADFIEIGLVHDGYFVREDHPLLGRVRTEAEVAAFPTTLAFPPEARQQRLLLGQGYGQPGGQQPEYLGHAFTSNSLEACLEYLRASDAVMRHTDLMAGEFARKGIAQVKMKPDQEPAYQPVGIHVLPERRSDKRLAGLIDRIYEEARAIIAGTAPSA, encoded by the coding sequence ATGGACAAGAGTCTGGTTCAGTTCCTGGCGGTTGCTGAAGAGGGCACGATCAGCGGCGCGGCAGCATCGCTTCTGGTCACCCAGCCAACGCTGACCTTCAACATGCGCAAGCTAGAGGAAACGTTGGGCGTGCGCCTTTTCGAACGTTCCTCGCGCGGTGTGAAGCTGACGCCCTATGGTGAAACGCTTTATGAAAACGTCATCATCATGAGCCGCCTCTATAAGAACGCCCTGAACGCGATCGAACGCCAGCGTGTTCAGAGCGAAGAAGGATTGAGCATCGGAACCGGCTACTCGTGGTGGGCCCTGTTCCTGAAACGACTTGTGTTCGAATATGGCAATCGCACTCTGGGAGCGCCGGTCAACGTATCGCTCGGCAACAAGCTGAGGTGCATGGACCAGCTCCTCGCCGGTGACATTTCACTGTTCATCGGTCACCGGATCGACGCATTGGCCCCTGGTGTTCAGGCCGACTTCATCGAAATCGGGCTGGTCCATGACGGCTATTTCGTAAGGGAAGACCATCCGCTGCTTGGCCGTGTGCGGACAGAAGCCGAGGTGGCTGCCTTCCCGACGACGCTTGCCTTTCCGCCCGAGGCCCGCCAGCAGCGGCTGTTGCTCGGCCAGGGATATGGTCAGCCCGGCGGGCAGCAACCGGAATATCTCGGGCACGCCTTCACCTCCAATTCTCTGGAAGCATGCCTGGAATACCTGCGCGCGAGTGACGCCGTCATGCGTCATACCGATCTGATGGCAGGGGAGTTTGCCCGCAAAGGCATCGCGCAGGTGAAAATGAAGCCGGACCAGGAGCCCGCGTATCAGCCGGTCGGCATTCACGTGCTACCGGAAAGGCGCTCCGACAAACGGCTCGCAGGACTGATCGATCGCATCTACGAGGAAGCGCGTGCCATCATTGCGGGCACTGCCCCTTCCGCCTGA
- a CDS encoding glycosyl hydrolase 115 family protein — protein sequence MDISHFILNSETTLCPPGNPSLPVQNALDIFARDFGKVFRTSLTFGGPERAQIQVGYDTGDELDDPESFAVRFDRHAGRTVLKLIGKDDLGLVYGILHLSGTLLGVDPFWFWADREPVPRTEIRVPASDYASRPHRVRFRGWFINDEVCLIGWTDHYPPPRNVWAQVFETLLRLGGNLVIPGTDLPRNGGQAEVASQMGLYLTHHHAEPLGAEMFFRAFPESAASFERNGGLFEQLWQEAIERQKDRNVVWTLGFRGQGDCPFWEQDPEYDTPERRGALISRAIRRQYDMLQAVIPGAPCLTYLYGEITELYRQGHITFPPGVAKIWSDNGYGRMVSRRQGNHSMRIPSLPQPDEDGPHGIYYHATFHDLQASSHLTMLPVSTVLLVDELETAFEAGADDVLLINCGNVRPHVFTLDVFASLWRDGKIDAALAPLTFSRRYFAGSPERAAACLEGFIDAAISYGPHEDDRAGDEFYHHPARSLVGHVMRGETREPAEDLLWATDRLPFEGQVAWFEALSAPAIERFAALESNCLETAAELTGCEATFFRDLMLFQVRFHRSGATGLALLCRSIDAFLRKCYPQAFVLASQSLWAFEEALSAMTAAEHGKWRNFFRADWLTNVRITVYSVNALRMFYRSFGDNPDYFLWHKQFLMPESEKKIYLENTHRNPPSDDDLARRLQECFGM from the coding sequence ATGGATATTTCCCATTTCATCCTGAACAGCGAGACAACACTCTGTCCGCCGGGCAATCCATCGCTGCCCGTTCAAAACGCGCTGGATATTTTCGCGCGCGATTTCGGCAAGGTCTTTCGGACAAGCCTCACATTCGGCGGGCCGGAACGGGCACAGATTCAGGTTGGCTATGACACCGGGGATGAGCTCGACGACCCGGAATCCTTTGCCGTTCGCTTTGACCGGCATGCCGGACGCACGGTGCTGAAGCTGATCGGGAAAGACGATCTGGGTCTCGTCTATGGGATTCTCCACCTGTCGGGGACGTTGCTTGGCGTTGATCCATTCTGGTTTTGGGCGGATCGTGAACCGGTTCCCCGGACGGAAATCAGGGTGCCGGCAAGCGACTACGCATCGCGGCCGCACCGGGTCCGCTTTCGCGGTTGGTTCATCAATGACGAAGTGTGCCTGATCGGCTGGACGGATCACTATCCTCCCCCTCGGAACGTCTGGGCACAGGTTTTCGAGACACTGCTCAGGCTGGGCGGCAATCTGGTTATTCCAGGCACCGACCTGCCGCGCAACGGCGGCCAGGCCGAGGTCGCCTCGCAGATGGGGCTTTATCTCACCCATCATCACGCCGAGCCCCTGGGCGCGGAAATGTTCTTTCGGGCCTTTCCCGAGTCCGCTGCCAGCTTCGAACGCAACGGCGGGCTTTTCGAGCAGCTATGGCAGGAAGCCATCGAGCGGCAGAAAGACCGGAACGTGGTCTGGACGCTCGGGTTTCGCGGTCAGGGTGATTGTCCCTTCTGGGAGCAGGATCCCGAATACGACACGCCTGAGAGACGCGGCGCACTGATCAGCCGCGCCATCCGCCGTCAGTACGACATGCTCCAGGCCGTCATTCCCGGTGCGCCGTGCCTGACCTATCTCTATGGAGAGATCACGGAACTCTACCGGCAGGGCCATATCACGTTTCCGCCCGGCGTCGCGAAGATCTGGTCGGATAATGGCTATGGCCGCATGGTCTCGCGCCGGCAGGGCAATCACAGCATGCGCATACCGTCCCTGCCGCAGCCGGACGAGGACGGACCGCACGGCATATATTATCACGCGACCTTCCACGACCTGCAGGCCTCCAGCCACCTGACGATGCTGCCTGTTTCCACCGTACTGCTTGTCGATGAGCTGGAGACGGCGTTCGAAGCCGGCGCGGACGACGTCTTGCTCATCAATTGCGGAAATGTGCGGCCGCATGTGTTCACGCTGGATGTTTTTGCCAGCCTGTGGCGGGACGGAAAAATCGATGCCGCCCTCGCCCCGCTCACGTTTTCCAGACGCTATTTCGCCGGGTCGCCGGAACGGGCAGCCGCCTGTCTCGAAGGCTTCATCGATGCCGCCATCAGCTACGGGCCTCATGAAGACGACCGGGCAGGAGACGAATTCTACCACCATCCGGCCCGCTCTCTGGTCGGCCATGTCATGCGCGGCGAAACACGTGAACCTGCCGAGGACCTGCTGTGGGCGACGGACAGGTTGCCATTCGAGGGGCAAGTGGCCTGGTTCGAAGCGCTAAGTGCACCTGCGATCGAGCGGTTTGCGGCGCTGGAGAGCAATTGCCTGGAAACCGCTGCCGAGCTGACGGGATGTGAGGCGACGTTTTTCCGCGACCTGATGCTGTTTCAGGTCAGGTTCCACAGGTCGGGGGCGACCGGCCTTGCCCTCTTGTGCCGCAGCATCGACGCCTTCCTGCGCAAATGCTATCCGCAGGCCTTTGTACTGGCCTCGCAATCTCTGTGGGCATTCGAGGAAGCACTGTCGGCAATGACGGCGGCCGAGCACGGTAAATGGCGGAACTTTTTCCGTGCGGACTGGCTGACCAACGTCCGGATTACCGTCTATTCGGTCAATGCCCTGCGAATGTTCTACCGCTCTTTCGGCGACAATCCAGACTACTTCCTCTGGCATAAGCAGTTTCTTATGCCGGAAAGTGAAAAGAAGATCTATCTGGAGAACACCCATCGCAACCCGCCCTCGGATGATGATCTGGCCCGGCGACTGCAGGAGTGTTTCGGAATGTAA
- a CDS encoding FadR/GntR family transcriptional regulator encodes MNKSDKGAAFRGEQRLYQIVARRIAGMIEEHRDLPEWRMPTERDLAEKLKVSRPVIREAIIALEVTGQVAVKGRAGIVVLPRTSAASADFHPQAVPSGSLNDLLGARQALEPGLASLAAQCSAGSTANKLTHRLTAPAAGDSARFADALRGFHLELAQQTGNSVLLTMAQTLHDAWTSAARPIEDELYGAELRPLWIGDFHAIAAAIEAGQSTTAHRAMARHIDNLRAEMNQILQGRTSDEPVAGATSTSSGPAHPKRDKVTAGDGV; translated from the coding sequence ATGAACAAGTCGGATAAGGGAGCGGCCTTCCGGGGCGAACAGCGCCTGTATCAGATCGTTGCCCGGCGGATTGCCGGAATGATCGAGGAACATCGCGACCTCCCCGAATGGCGGATGCCCACCGAGCGCGATCTTGCCGAAAAGCTCAAGGTCAGCCGACCCGTTATCCGCGAAGCCATCATCGCGCTCGAAGTGACGGGGCAGGTTGCGGTGAAGGGACGGGCGGGCATCGTGGTGTTGCCGCGCACTTCAGCCGCATCGGCGGATTTTCATCCGCAGGCAGTGCCGAGTGGCAGCCTGAACGACCTTCTCGGCGCCCGGCAGGCACTGGAACCCGGCCTGGCGTCGCTCGCCGCCCAGTGCTCCGCCGGCAGCACGGCAAACAAGCTTACACACCGCCTCACCGCACCAGCGGCCGGCGACAGCGCGCGCTTTGCGGATGCGCTTCGCGGGTTTCACCTTGAACTCGCTCAGCAGACCGGCAACAGCGTTCTGTTGACCATGGCGCAGACCCTGCACGACGCGTGGACAAGCGCTGCCCGGCCCATTGAGGATGAGTTGTATGGTGCCGAACTGAGGCCATTGTGGATCGGCGATTTTCATGCGATTGCCGCCGCGATCGAGGCAGGGCAGTCCACGACAGCCCATCGGGCCATGGCGCGCCACATCGACAACCTGCGTGCCGAGATGAACCAAATCCTTCAGGGGCGAACGTCAGACGAGCCGGTCGCCGGCGCCACGTCGACGTCCTCCGGACCAGCACACCCCAAGCGCGACAAAGTGACTGCGGGCGACGGCGTGTAA